In Lathyrus oleraceus cultivar Zhongwan6 chromosome 2, CAAS_Psat_ZW6_1.0, whole genome shotgun sequence, the DNA window TTCGTGATGGTTCTGTGGATTCATTTTCCGAACAACCTACTAAAACAAGAGAAGGTGACTCTGATGTGGACACAAAGAAGAGTGGTAAGGGAAAACACTTCGGTTGCTATATTTATCATCAGTTGAATGGTTCACAGCAGGGTCAATATCTAATCAGCAGAATagtttttttttcctttttaattttttttattattccTCTGTTTTGCTTTTCAAATTCTGCAGAAGCAGCTGAAGATAAAAATGAGAGAGATGCAAATGGTGATAATAAGCCCACAAGTGAACATGATAGACCTGAAACCCCCGACAGAAGGCATGACAGGAAAAGCAGGGAGAGAGACCGAGAAAGGGAGCTGAAACGAGAAAAGGAAAGAGAACTTGAGAGATATGAAAGAGAAGCTGAGCGGGAACGTATTCGGAAAGAGAGGGAACAAAAACGAAGGATTGAGGAGGTTGAGCGTCAGTTTGAAGTATATTTGAAGGATTGGGAGTATAGggaaagagagaaagagaaagaacGTCAATATGAAAAGGAGAAGGAGAAGGACAGGGAACGCAAACGAAGAAAGGAAATACTTTATgatgaagaggatgatgatggGGATTCTAGGAAAAGGTGGCGCAGAAATGCGATAGAGGAGAAGAGAAAGAAGAGGCTGCGAGAAAAGGAAGATGACCTGGCCGACAGACAAAAAGAAGAGGAGGAAATTGCTGAGGCCAAGAAGAGGAATGACGAGGATCAACAACTGAAGCGACAGAGAGATGCATTGAAGCTGTTGACAGAGCAAATTGTAAATGGTGGGGATGAAACTATGACTACCAGAGAAATTACTAGTGAAATAAAGAATGTTATTACTGTACAAGATACTGTAGCTGATTATAGTCATGAAGATCATATTGGTGATTTTTGTAATTACTCCTAATCTTTGCTTTTCTCTTTCTTTGTTTCTCTTTCTCATTATTAATGTGGTTCATGCTTTATGTGACAGGTGATGGTAATGTACTAAATACTATCAATGATGAATCAGCCATGGCATCAGTAGCCACAAGTGATACACAGTCTAGTGGAAATGCTCCTATGAAGAAGTTGGGATTTGGTTTGGTTGGATCTGGAAAAAGAACAACCGTCCCTTCTGTTTTCcatgaggatgaagatgatgatgcACACAAGGATAAAAAATTGAGGCCTTTGGTTCCAATTGATTACTCAACAGAGGAATTGCAGGCTGTTGAACCTACTGCTTCTGGGCCAACACCACCCAATTTGGCTGCAGCTGCAGAATTCGCCAAGCGTATATCTAGTACCAATTTCAAGGAAGAGAGGCTGGATGGAGAAAGGGATAGAAGTAGGCATTCACATGAAAAGTCTAACCACCGGGACAGGGATAGGAGTGATGAAGACGGCACTCACCACAGAGATGAACACAGGGAGAAAAATTCTGACCGTGACAGGGATCGAGATCATGGGTTGGAGAAAAATAAGACTTACGATAACAGGAGGCTCTTGGACGCAAAACAGTTAATTGATATGATACCAAAGACCAAGGAGGAGTTGTTCTCATATGAAATAGACTGGGCGGTGTATGACAAGGTACTTAATTTTTTATCAATGAATTTTGAATTGAGTAATCATTTGGTCTTGATAGTGTAATCAGTAGCTTGCTACAGTGGCACTACAATGGCGTACCGGATCAGGCCCTGGCCGCCACACGCAGTAGGGGTGCAGTTTTGTGTAGTGGCTGAAATAGTAGCTGTCTTGTTGATATGttccaaaaaaaaataatatttaaatttttggGCTTTTTGCCTAGGAGTAACACTCCCTTGAAGCTTGCTTGCTATCTAGGGGGAAGAACTAAAGCATTAAAATACTTCACCAAGCATCTCATATTACTCAATGAGGGACCTGGGCATCCATAATACCCAATTTCCTATCACTGTTATGGGGCTATTAGTGTAATTGGGAAAGGTTTTCGAGATAAAGATTTAAGCATTTCATTAGCTTTAAGAAACTGTTATGGGATGGGATCCCCCAAAAGAATCATTGGAAGTTTGTAGAGAAAAGGGACTTGCAACTAATGATTAGAAAACGAAGAATCATTTGATCTCTTGTTGGTTTGTATTATGCATTTGGGTTTTCTTAGGAACTTAGTCTAATTAAATATATGTTTCGAATTTTATTCTTTAAGAACAGCCTGTATGTTTGCAACATTATCCATGTTAAAACTGCATTTTTTAGTACATGCTTTGATTATGTTGGCTCGTGTAGTCTAAAAGTAGATAGTGCAATTTTACTTTTATGTTTTAACTTAATGATGATATGGTGTTATTATTTCAGCATCAACTACATGACAGAATGAGACCTTGGATTtcaaagaaaatcaaagagttttTGGGAGAAGAAGAAAATACTCTGACAGACTATATTGTTTCCAGTACACAAGAACATGTGAAAGCATCTCAAATGCTAGAGAGTCTTCAGGTCATTTTAGATGAAGAAGCTGAAATGTTTGTTCTCAAAATGTGGAGGATGCTTATCTTTGAAATAAAGAAGGTGGAGACAGGGCTTGCTTTGAGGTCTAAATCATGAATGGTTGGTTGTTGTATGTTCCACACTTTCCCTTTTCTGCTGGATTTATGTTCTTACAACCATCACTTTGTATGCAGCTGGCTGCCTTAAAATATAAGATTGCGGCATTATAGTGTACCATTTTCAGTCTGTATTACTTCAAGATTGAAATAGTTATCTTGATAAGCCCCTGTTTTCTTTATTTGTGAGAATCCGGTGGCAATTTTTATCATGTGAATAGTCAGAACTTTGAATTGTTGATGACTGTCGT includes these proteins:
- the LOC127119334 gene encoding RNA-binding motif protein 25 isoform X2, yielding MADSSSSPATLEPNPHHNSQPPSPNPVPNQPDLPPQSSQSQSTTPSSTPLSTNPNSNPPIPIAPSLPPPPALSYATGAPPQIPGVLPPSAPSFRPLGVQVPQFTPLPNPAGVYQNPNPPPGVPGSSMPVPMPQMQPMMSYQVPGTNPAVRHYAPIPNGYAMHPQGPLNPAGIPRYPPPYGTMVRPVYPPRLPGTINVLPVSRPPVAGIPLIRPVIPPIVRPVVLPSVTPAEKQHTTVYIGKIAPTVENEFMLSLLKLCGNIKSWKRPQDLSSGTPKSFGFYEFDTAEGVLRALRLLTKLNIDGQELMINVDEAMRNYLERYVQKKTESSKEKETQAAEAEKDEVAKPSDVNEDAKPDPDLSNKEEGNVSVKKKSHDVATFGIVTDEDREADRDTLEKIKTMIEERLKTRPLPPPPPPPIRDGSVDSFSEQPTKTREGDSDVDTKKSEAAEDKNERDANGDNKPTSEHDRPETPDRRHDRKSRERDRERELKREKERELERYEREAERERIRKEREQKRRIEEVERQFEVYLKDWEYREREKEKERQYEKEKEKDRERKRRKEILYDEEDDDGDSRKRWRRNAIEEKRKKRLREKEDDLADRQKEEEEIAEAKKRNDEDQQLKRQRDALKLLTEQIVNGGDETMTTREITSEIKNVITVQDTVADYSHEDHIGDGNVLNTINDESAMASVATSDTQSSGNAPMKKLGFGLVGSGKRTTVPSVFHEDEDDDAHKDKKLRPLVPIDYSTEELQAVEPTASGPTPPNLAAAAEFAKRISSTNFKEERLDGERDRSRHSHEKSNHRDRDRSDEDGTHHRDEHREKNSDRDRDRDHGLEKNKTYDNRRLLDAKQLIDMIPKTKEELFSYEIDWAVYDKHQLHDRMRPWISKKIKEFLGEEENTLTDYIVSSTQEHVKASQMLESLQVILDEEAEMFVLKMWRMLIFEIKKVETGLALRSKS
- the LOC127119334 gene encoding RNA-binding motif protein 25 isoform X1, which encodes MADSSSSPATLEPNPHHNSQPPSPNPVPNQPDLPPQSSQSQSTTPSSTPLSTNPNSNPPIPIAPSLPPPPALSYATGAPPQIPGVLPPSAPSFRPLGVQVPQFTPLPNPAGVYQNPNPPPGVPGSSMPVPMPQMQPMMSYQVPGTNPAVRHYAPIPNGYAMHPQGPLNPAGIPRYPPPYGTMVRPVYPPRLPGTINVLPVSRPPVAGIPLIRPVIPPIVRPVVLPSVTPAEKQHTTVYIGKIAPTVENEFMLSLLKLCGNIKSWKRPQDLSSGTPKSFGFYEFDTAEGVLRALRLLTKLNIDGQELMINVDEAMRNYLERYVQKKTESSKEKETQAAEAEKDEVAKPSDVNEDAKPDPDLSNKEEGNVSVKKKSHDVATFGIVTDEDREADRDTLEKIKTMIEERLKTRPLPPPPPPPIRDGSVDSFSEQPTKTREGDSDVDTKKSEAAEDKNERDANGDNKPTSEHDRPETPDRRHDRKSRERDRERELKREKERELERYEREAERERIRKEREQKRRIEEVERQFEVYLKDWEYREREKEKERQYEKEKEKDRERKRRKEILYDEEDDDGDSRKRWRRNAIEEKRKKRLREKEDDLADRQKEEEEIAEAKKRNDEDQQLKRQRDALKLLTEQIVNGGDETMTTREITSEIKNVITVQDTVADYSHEDHIGDFCDGNVLNTINDESAMASVATSDTQSSGNAPMKKLGFGLVGSGKRTTVPSVFHEDEDDDAHKDKKLRPLVPIDYSTEELQAVEPTASGPTPPNLAAAAEFAKRISSTNFKEERLDGERDRSRHSHEKSNHRDRDRSDEDGTHHRDEHREKNSDRDRDRDHGLEKNKTYDNRRLLDAKQLIDMIPKTKEELFSYEIDWAVYDKHQLHDRMRPWISKKIKEFLGEEENTLTDYIVSSTQEHVKASQMLESLQVILDEEAEMFVLKMWRMLIFEIKKVETGLALRSKS
- the LOC127119334 gene encoding RNA-binding motif protein 25 isoform X3, producing MVRPVYPPRLPGTINVLPVSRPPVAGIPLIRPVIPPIVRPVVLPSVTPAEKQHTTVYIGKIAPTVENEFMLSLLKLCGNIKSWKRPQDLSSGTPKSFGFYEFDTAEGVLRALRLLTKLNIDGQELMINVDEAMRNYLERYVQKKTESSKEKETQAAEAEKDEVAKPSDVNEDAKPDPDLSNKEEGNVSVKKKSHDVATFGIVTDEDREADRDTLEKIKTMIEERLKTRPLPPPPPPPIRDGSVDSFSEQPTKTREGDSDVDTKKSEAAEDKNERDANGDNKPTSEHDRPETPDRRHDRKSRERDRERELKREKERELERYEREAERERIRKEREQKRRIEEVERQFEVYLKDWEYREREKEKERQYEKEKEKDRERKRRKEILYDEEDDDGDSRKRWRRNAIEEKRKKRLREKEDDLADRQKEEEEIAEAKKRNDEDQQLKRQRDALKLLTEQIVNGGDETMTTREITSEIKNVITVQDTVADYSHEDHIGDFCDGNVLNTINDESAMASVATSDTQSSGNAPMKKLGFGLVGSGKRTTVPSVFHEDEDDDAHKDKKLRPLVPIDYSTEELQAVEPTASGPTPPNLAAAAEFAKRISSTNFKEERLDGERDRSRHSHEKSNHRDRDRSDEDGTHHRDEHREKNSDRDRDRDHGLEKNKTYDNRRLLDAKQLIDMIPKTKEELFSYEIDWAVYDKHQLHDRMRPWISKKIKEFLGEEENTLTDYIVSSTQEHVKASQMLESLQVILDEEAEMFVLKMWRMLIFEIKKVETGLALRSKS